In the genome of Bradysia coprophila strain Holo2 unplaced genomic scaffold, BU_Bcop_v1 contig_232, whole genome shotgun sequence, one region contains:
- the LOC119076819 gene encoding putative helicase mov-10-B.1 has translation MLSKKNFVGSFYRLKNNDFITNENGCYLCGCNLSDTNAYQSHMKHHLDSVRVGESNAIWKSFGNVELIGLTLAANQEDSILNLANNSDDVVKITQIAIFNEALIHALIDPDLFPVSLGVDDEVSFKRQLSTFCDKNHVAIVFEMTSNKVNYEVVQSYNCVESDEEPPAEVRRSPIQPEDRIKISPMLFKELTTSCSPPESQGYIKLGKLPDYLPTVEIKSLYQVDFFPNRALTENEEKIRKSIVRFEGPLTPSNYYDMLTIMVQIEDIGACVSRQGTTKRGRSLVKVDNGYQLKLSKREGRPLFLVAGDTICIRGPAPKDRNYGYVQYVSSTEIKMTLSKAIVEKKPLYSIHFYPNRLAFKLQRLGLDAAKKLDIIDLLFPESNKIDLSNQPKILPLDIHHKGLKEDRNQVRAVNHIVAGTAYPLPYVLIGFPGTGKTAIIVESIYQLWRMKTTTRILVCAQSNSVCDEITERLIALLPKKSVQNQHNIIRLFAGSAAQNSFNSDDLLENSNSDDNRIPCLTELYKYRIIVTTLNHSGRLLQAGMKSDHFTHLFIDECENATEPSTLLPIALCSSKKKINAHIVLSGDPYQLGPVVRENMAEQMTLGVSMLKRLSEHPLYQKRIESNSYDQRITCRLQKNYRSHPDLVKMASELFYGSEMKDSIPRIGSAYERIRSLTNLDILPKKGFPILFEHVDGTPERKENCTSWYNEIDALSVLHYVETLLRNEPQEIKESDIGIVAAYKRQVVHIKDLLEEDNYSGIEVGTVEQFQGREKPIIILSTVRNGDLGFLEQRERINVMLTRATGLLIIIGHTKTLRKCDDWRKIIDHTSDECGGEIVAEYIEDVGDYRC, from the exons ATGCtatcaaaaaagaatttcgtcGGATCATTTTACcgattaaaaaataatgattttatCACCAATGAAAATGGATGCTATCTTTGTGGGTGTAACTTATCGGATACTAACGCGTACCAATCTCACATGAAACACCATTTGGACAGTGTAAGAGTTGGGGAATCCAATGCTATTTGGAAATCGTTTGG CAATGTGGAACTCATCGGATTAACTTTGGCGGCCAATCAGGAAGATTCGATTTTGAATTTGGCTAACAACAGCGACGATGTGGTAAAAATCACTCAAATTGCTATTTTCAACGAAGCCTTGATACACGCTTTGATTGACCCTGATCTTTTCCCGGTTTCGCTCGGAGTTG atgacGAAGTTTCGTTTAAACGCCAGTTGAGTACGTTCTGTGACAAGAATCATGTCGCCATTGTCTTTGAGATGACTTCAAATAAAGTGAACTACGAAGTGGTTCAGAGCTACAACTGTGTTGAG AGCGACGAAGAGCCACCAGCAGAAGTAAGGCGATCACCCATCCAGCCAGAAGATCGAATTAAGATTTCACCGATGTTATTTAAGGAACTGACTACATCTTGCAGTCCTCCCGAAAGTCAAGG GTACATTAAGCTCGGTAAATTGCCCGACTATTTGCCGACGGTAGAGATCAAATCTCTGTATCAAGTCGATTTTTTCCCGAATCGAGCTTTAACCGAAAATGAAGAGAAGATTCGAAAATCAATTGT tcgATTCGAAGGACCATTGACGCCATCAAACTATTACGATATGCTGACCATAATGGTGCAAATCGAAGACATTGGCGCCTGTGTATCAAGGCAGGGAACGACAAAAAGGGGTCGCAGCTTGGTGAAAGTAGACAATGGTTACCAGTTAAAG TTGAGTAAAAGGGAAGGACGTCCACTGTTTCTCGTAGCCGGTGATACAATCTGTATCAGAGGACCAGCTCCGAAGGACCGCAATTATGGTTATGTCCAATATGTGTCCTCGACCGAAATCAAAATGACATTGTCGAAGGCCATCGTTGAGAAGAAGCCGCTTTATTCGATTCACTTTTATCCGAATCGACTTGCATTTAAGCTACAGAGATTGGGATTGGATGCGGCGAAGAAGCTTGACATTATCGACTTGCTGTTTCCTGAATCGAATAAGATTGACCTGTCGAACCAGCCTAAAATACTTCC ATTGGATATTCACCATAAGGGACTGAAAGAAGACAGAAATCAAGTTAGAGCCGTGAATCATATCGTAGCTGGAACAGCTTATCCGTTGCCGTATGTCTTGATTGGCTTTCCAG GTACCGGCAAAACGGCTATAATCGTCGAAAGTATCTACCAACTATGGAGAATGAAGACTACAACCCGAATTCTGGTTTGCGCTCAATCGAATTCCGTGTGTGATGAAATAACCGAGAGACTCATCGCATTATTACCCAAAAAATCGGTCCAAAACCAGCACAACATTATCAGATT ATTCGCTGGATCCGCCGCTCAAAATTCCTTCAACAGTGATGATcttctggaaaattcaaattccgACGACAATCGCATTCCATGCTTGACCGAGCTGTACAAATATCGCATCATCGTTACAACATTAAATCATTCCGGTCGACTTCTTCAAGCCGGCATGAAATCGGATCATTTCACTCATCTGTTCATCGACGAGTGTGAAAATGCTACCGAACCTTCAACTTTGCTTCCGATAGCACTGTGTAGCTCCAAGAAGAAAATCAATGCGCACATTGTACTCAGTGGAGATCCATATCAATTGGGGCCGGTAGTCCgagaaaatatggcagaacAGATGACTTTGG GCGTTTCCATGCTCAAAAGACTGAGCGAACATCCACTGTACCAGAAGCGAATCGAATCAAATTCGTATGATCAACGGATCACATGTagattgcaaaaaaattatcgCTCTCATCCGGATTTGGTAAAAATGGCGAGCGAACTGTTCTACGGTAGCGAAATGAAAGATTCCATACCCAGAATCGGTTCAGCTTATGAGCGAATTCGCTCGTTAACGAACCTGGATATTCTACCGAAAAAGGGATTTCCGATATTGTTCGAGCATGTTGATGGAACTCcagaacgaaaagaaaattgtacaaG TTGGTACAACGAGATTGATGCCTTGAGCGTTCTCCATTACGTGGAAACATTGCTCAGAAACGAGCCACAAGAAATTAAGGAATCGGACATCGGGATTGTTGCTGCGTACAAACGACAGGTCGTTCATATTAAGGACTTGCTGGAAGAGGATAACTACAGCGGAATCGAAGTGGGAACGGTCGAACAATTCCAGGGTCGAGAGAAACCAATTATCATACTTTCCACTGTTCGTAACGGAGATTTGGGATTCTTAGAACAACGGGAG aGAATCAACGTAATGCTGACCAGAGCGACAGGACTACTGATCATCATTGGGCACACGAAAACGTTGCGCAAGTGCGACGACTGGAGAAAGATTATTGATCATACATCTGATGAATGTGGTGGTGAAATTGTTGCTGAGTACATTGAGGATGTTGGAGACTATCGATGTTAG
- the LOC119076861 gene encoding probable dimethyladenosine transferase: MPKVKSEKQHRIHNEVQKQGIVFNKDFGQHILKNPLVITSMIEKSALRPTDVVLEIGPGTGNMTVKILEKAKKVIACEIDARLVAELQKRCQGTPLQSKLQILVGDALKTELPFFDICIANVPYQISSPLVFKLLLHRPFFRCAVLMFQREFAQRLVAKPGDKLYCRLSINTQLLARVDLLMKVGKNNFRPPPKVESSVVRIEPRNPPPPINFSEWDGLTRIAFLRKNKTLAASFKQTSVLETLEKNYKLHCSLHNIEMPAEFNMKDKVEKILNDTNMSGTRARSMDIDDFMNLLCAFNTEGIHF; this comes from the exons atgCCGAAAGTAAAATCAGAAAAGCAACATCGCATCCACAATGAAGTGCAAAAGCAGG GCATCGTCTTCAACAAGGACTTTGGTCAACATATCCTGAAGAATCCACTCGTAATTACCAGTATGATTGAAAAATCAGCTCTTCGGCCTACAGATGTTGTCCTCGAAATAGGTCCCGGTACTGGTAACATGACAGTCAAGATTCTCGAAAAGGCAAAAAAGGTGATAGCCTGCGAAATCGATGCTCGTCTCGTTGCCGAACTGCAAAAACGTTGCCAAGGGACACCACTCCAGTCGAAATTGCAAATTCTCGTCGGCGACGCACTCAAAACAGAGCTAccatttttcgacatttgcaTAGCCAACGTTCCGTACCAAATCAGTTCCCCATTGGTATTCAAACTGTTGCTGCATCGTCCATTCTTCCGATGTGCCGTTCTGATGTTCCAACGCGAATTTGCCCAGCGATTGGTGGCAAAGCCCGGCGACAAACTGTACTGTCGCCTTAGCATCAACACACAATTGCTGGCAAGAGTCGATCTGTTGATGAAAGTCGGAAAGAACAATTTCCGACCACCGCCGAAAGTCGAATCCAGTGTGGTGCGCATTGAGCCGCGAAATCCTCCACCGCCCATCAATTTTTCCGAGTGGGACGGATTGACGAGAATAGCATTTTTGCGGAAAAACAAAACGCTGGCCGCTTCATTCAAGCAGACATCGGTGCTGGAAACGCTGGAAAAGAATTACAAGCTGCACTGTTCGCTGCACAACATT GAAATGCCGGCCGAATTCAATATGAAAGACAAAGTGGAAAAGATTTTGAACGACACGAATATGAGTGGAACGCGTGCAAGATCAATGGACATCgatgattttatgaatttactGTGTGCGTTCAATACGGAAGGAATACACTTTTGA
- the LOC119076826 gene encoding protein FAM114A2 gives MSSSDSEAFESADEDVIETKTTTVKKVEKLLNVDDVKESEKHRAKQTEPEPLLKESSKIVPDTVISASIGNQRLDEVKINKLTASEPTVSDSETENLVLTSSTKEPIPVAQIERKASKQSLTSSCELVEMDSITKSTTTDTTDTKAEDDWDFEKWDEMDNEIDEIVAKLTNSDNNQTLPTIPTKTEEQAEKLSDEDGWQIDDWDDDVTPTVEPTKDVKTSNEGGFSNVLDKLSSPKPAEPSNNWGWTPWGGMVQLLSTATSHVSQVIESGMGVPDPEEIARMQHEENVKNRENPEQVVASDTRKDDKSMLLGNLMSGVSQIGNRVISGGLDSLESIGKKTMTILQENDPGLLNKRKMLGMMDKDTPVLSQILREAKEKTEEAEQNLKEIQKQRYKKQLHFETLFDDYHGLVHLEALEMLSQQSALKLKALMAPLTGLALSELEETLNEVKELCELPEMDNEESDGLHTTEELSDKFKTSVEDLDVTVDFKEIIQCWSDNISWLDSETTKSHQEIYEKALRCLAQTSAICINKMHKLAELLLIKEHHSTADEADSLVQITSVMCWHLSGISARFGNSLSQMENKDEVNSLITSIFLEGSNSTSYVQNAFQLFIPILQMGAA, from the exons atgtCCAGTTCAGACAGTGAAGCTTTTGAAAGTGCAGACGAAGATGTGATAGAAACCAAGACCACAACAGTCAAGAAAGTCGAGAAACTGTTGAATGTCGACGATGTCAAAGAATCTGAAAAACATCGCGCTAAGCAAACAGAACCAGAACCTCTCCTCAAGGAATCTTCGAAAATTGTACCCGATACTGTGATTAGCGCAAGCATAGGAAATCAGAGATTGGATgaagtgaaaataaataaattgactgCATCTGAGCCAACTGTCAGTGATAGTGAAACAGAAAACTTGGTACTGACGAGTAGTACGAAAGAGCCTATTCCCGTTGCGCAAATAGAAAGAAAAGCATCCAAGCAAAGCTTGACCTCCAGTTGTGAATTAGTCGAAATGGATAGCATAACGAAGTCCACTACGACTGACACGACTGACACTAAAGCTGAAGATGACTGGGACTTCGAAAAATGGGATGAGATGGATAATGAAATCGACGAGATAGTAGCAAAGTTAACGAACAGTGACAACAATCAGACATTACCAACGATACCAACCAAAACAGAAGAACAAGCGGAAAAGCTATCGGATGAAGATGGCTGGCAAATAGATGATTGGGACGATGACGTCACACCAACTGTTGAGCCCACCAAAGATGTGAAAACATCGAATGAAGGAGGTTTTTCCAATGTTCTAGACAAACTTTCTTCTCCCAAACCAGCCGAACCGAGTAATAATTGGGGATGGACGCCGTGGGGTGGAATGGTGCAATTGCTGTCGACAGCGACATCTCACGTTTCGCAAGTCATTGAATCTGGCATGGGAGTACCGGATCCCGAAGAGATTGCTCGTATGCAGCACGAAGAGAATGTAAAGAACCGAGAGAACCCCGAGCAGGTTGTTGCGTCGGATACTCGTAAGGATGACAAATCAATGCTGCTGGGCAACCTAATGTCTGGAGTAAGTCAAATCGGTAATAGGGTCATAAGTGGTGGTTTGGATTCGCTTGAGAGCATTGGCAAGAAAACGATGACCATTCTGCAAGAAAATGATCCTGGCCTGTTGAATAAACGCAAAATGCTTGGAATGATGGACAAAGACACACCCGTTTTGAGTCAGATTTTGCGTGAAGCGAAAGAAAAAACCGAAGAAGCCGAGCAAAATCTAAAGGAAATCCAGAAGCAGCGTTATAAGAAGCAGCTTCATTTCGAGACGTTGTTCGACGACTATCACGGATTGGTGCATTTGGAGGCACTGGAGATGTTGTCTCAACAATCTGCCCTTAAATTAAAAGCCCTTATGGCTCCGCTAACTGGTTTGGCATTATCGGAACTCGAAGAAACTCTAAATGAAGTCAAAGAATTGTGTGAACTTCCCGAAATGGACAATGAAGAGTCGGATGGACTGCATACGACAGAAGAACTTTccgataaatttaaaacttccGTAGAAGATCTGGATGTCACGGTAGATTTCAAGGAGATCATTCA ATGCTGGTCCGATAACATTTCATGGCTGGATAGTGAAACGACTAAATCGCATcaagaaatttatgaaaaggCTCTACGCTGTCTCGCCCAAACAAGCGCTATTTGTATCAATAAAATGCACAAATTAGCTGAACTACTTCTCATCAAGGAACATCATAGTACAGCGGATGAAGCTGACAGTTTAGTTCA AATCACGAGCGTTATGTGCTGGCACTTGAGCGGCATTTCAGCCAGATTCGGGAACAGTTTGAGTCAAATGGAAAATAAGGATGAGGTCAATTCGTTAATCACAAGCATCTTTCTGGAAGGTTCGAACAGTACGTCTTACGTTCAAAATGCtttccaattatttattcCAATACTTCAAATGGGTGCCGCCTAA
- the LOC119076872 gene encoding protein SYS1 homolog yields MKSGFRNTQWDPIILISQIIAMQCLLYVSLGLLMFFMDEIAGANHTLDHLFQYHEIHVTDVGGRLVILAFVLNSMIGALALWFIVRRTKLCLDFCCTFHIFHLFVCWWFNSSFPWTFSWWLLNCVCATIMCALGEVLCLKTELKEIPVGYSALNTKADL; encoded by the exons ATGAAGTCGGGATTCCGGAATACCCAATGGGATCCGATCATATTGATATCACAAATTATTGCCATGCAATGTTTGCTGTATGTCAGTTTGGGTCTGTTGATGTTTTTTATGGATGAAATTGCTGGAGCTAATCACACGTTGGATCATCTGTTCCAGTATCAT GAAATACACGTGACTGATGTCGGTGGGCGCTTAGTAATTTTAGCTTTCGTTTTGAATTCGATGATCGGGGCGCTAGCTCTCTGGTTCATTGTCCGTCGCACAAAACTATGTCTGGACTTTTG ttGTACGTTCCACATATTCCACTTATTCGTATGCTGGTGGTTCAATTCATCATTTCCATGGACATTTTCGTGGTGGTTGCTGAATTGTGTGTGTGCAACAATTATGTGTGCTCTCGGTGAGGTTTTGTGTTTGAAAACGGAATTGAAGGAAATTCCAGTTGGTTATTCGGCTTTAAATACGAAGGCAGACTTATGA
- the LOC119076875 gene encoding V-type proton ATPase subunit G-like: protein MTNQSQGIQQLLAAEKVAADKVGEARKRKTRRLKQAKDEATEEIEKYRQERERQFKDFEIQHVGSREGVANRIDKDAKLKLEEMTRALASNKEAVIKDVLRLVYDIEPKLHKNYRQ, encoded by the exons ATGACGAACCAGAGTCAGGGTATTCAACAGCTATTGGCTGCTGAAAAGGTTGCAGCGGATAAAGTTGGAGAGGCCAGAAAGC GTAAAACTCGCCGACTCAAGCAAGCCAAGGATGAAGCCACCGAAGAAATCGAgaaatatcgtcaggaacgtgAACGACAATTCAAGGACTTTGAAATCCAG CATGTAGGCTCACGAGAAGGTGTTGCCAACCGTATCGACAAAGATGCTAAACtaaaattggaagaaatgaCCCGTGCCTTAGCGTCGAACAAGGAGGCTGTTATTAAGGATGTACTTAGATTGGTGTACGATATTGAGCCAAAATTGCACAAAAATTACCGTCAATAG
- the LOC119076868 gene encoding transcription initiation factor TFIID subunit 9 translates to MASERDRSKQSNPNKHIPKDAQVIMSILKELGITDYEPRVINQLLEFTYRYVTCILDDAKVYTNHAKKKVIDLDDVKLASQMVLDKAFTAPPPRDVLLELARGRNIAPLPLIKPHCGLRLPPDRYCLVAANYKLRAAQNKKMTKSAIENRSTIKTQIKSTPTSTIKRPAVNASKSQTVTIPKPVFKFSTTTKTVPAKVRPDVKVESDDVLMEEVTNKRKREDDE, encoded by the exons ATGGCGTCAGAAAGAGACCGATCCAAGCAATCAAACCCAAATAAACATATACCGAAAGATGCCCAGGTCATAATGTCCATTCTGAAGGAACTGGGAATTACCGATTATGAACCGCGCGTAATAAATCAACTGCTAGAGTTTACCTATC GATACGTCACCTGTATTTTGGACGATGCCAAAGTGTATACAAATCATGCCAAGAAGAAAGTCATCGATCTGGACGATGTTAAATTGGCTTCGCAAATGGTGTTAGACAAGGCATTCACTGCACCACCGCCGAGAGAT GTACTGCTCGAATTGGCTCGAGGTCGGAACATTGCACCATTGCCACTAATCAAACCACATTGTGGTCTTCGATTACCGCCGGACCGATATTGTTTGGTAGCTGCCAATTACAAGCTACGAGCGGctcaaaacaagaaaatgacCAAATCGGCAATCGAAAATCGATCGACCATCAAAACACAGATCAAATCAACGCCAACGTCAACCATTAAACGTCCGGCGGTTAATGCATCAAAATCACAAACGGTAACGATACCGAAACCAGTCTTCAAGTTTAGCACTACGACGAAAACTGTGCCGGCTAAGGTGCGACCAGATGTTAAGGTTGAGTCCGATGATGTGCTGATGGAAGAGGTTACAAATAAGCGGAAAAGAGAAGACGATGAATGA
- the LOC119076813 gene encoding angiotensin-converting enzyme-like, with the protein MKKIRFLILLVVVLASLANGQLTEEGMKLRLEIYDNETRAYCTQQVRANWDVQTDVGNVDKEEAQRIITIEYANYRKRQYDEYFKDALIESYNDADIRRQLMLLKNIGSAALSDDDLNALTRTRTNMSGIYNSARICPYSNLGCNLESQGMSLDPDIEGRLASLAGVGGTYDEMQYLWEEWREKSGKLMREQYKDYVALNNKAAQANGFEDAGAMWRDRYEYSNLVELVDQLWSEVEPLYNELHRYVRYQLSDLYSEINKADPLLPAHVFGNMWAQNWGHLYDTTRPFKNASDVDVTSKMVELEFDEYRMYNMSDEFYMSMGLPTSFMSYNDPSIIKKPTDRTIACHASAWDFCDGEDFRIKQCTTIDMEDFLVVHHEMGHIMYYLMYKELPGIYRTGANPGFHEAVGDTIALSVATPKHLTKVGLLENYEDSDADNINALYKMALQRVAFLPFGLLIDKWRWDVFSGNTPETEWNKHWWELREKYQKVRAPGARGEEFFDPGAKYHIPADSQYIAYFVAHILEFSFYRSLCIEAGEFDPTDPTSQLHKCDFYESKAAGDKLRAGLSLGYSKHWSEALNELTGSPEISSSALMDYFAPLYDFLKAENDKRQVEEMPERLAQYEVEGSEMCNKLVHAEWDVATDSENDELTVEYERMVLENAEFTRRWHDAVFKGANPDDFSDELVKRQLKYLVHLGKDALDPSDLSTLTTAQTSMENIYNLARICPFSAQNCDITNKEVTLSLDPEISEVMASSTDYDELKWTWEQWHDKSGRNMRSGYATYVELNNKAARLNNLADAGKMWLEAYEDDNFVAKVDAAWAEVEPLYTELHTYVRRKLKEMHGDKMDDSDGLIQAHLLGNMWAQSWVNLYEHIKPFPEGSPIDVTNSMVQQNVSVVQMFELSDEFFKGLGLPANDMSYDESRGAVIIKPTNRTITCHASAWDFCNGVDYRIKMCTSVNQEDFVTVHHEMGHINYFLLYKDKPLVLRTGANPGFHEAVGDLIALSVSTPQHLESIGYLKDYKDTEDDNINALFKMALEKIAFIPFGLLIDKWRWDVFSGAVPASQWNKHWWDLRAQYQKLKPPTQRGETYFDAGAKYHVPADVPYIRYFVSHILQFQFHRAACIAAGQYVPNDSTKPLHKCDIQGNAAAGALIKNGLSLGLSKHWSEVLSLMTNGRDSEMSGAALNEYFAPLYNYLKQANEDYGKGSSTAIRFSGVVVAIVIFLNAVL; encoded by the exons ATGAAG AAAATACGGTTTCTTATCCTTCTTGTGGTCGTATTAGCATCCTTAGCTAACGGCCAGCTAACCGAAGAAGGAATGAAATTGCGCCTGGAAATTTATGATAATGAAACGAGAGCGTATTGTACTCAACAAGTCCGTGCCAATTGGGATGTACAAACGGATGTCGGCAATGTAGATAAGGAGGAGGCACAG cGTATCATAACGATCGAGTATGCAAACTATAGGAAGAGACAATACGACGAATACTTCAAAGATGCGTTAATTGAAAGCTACAATGATGCAGATATCCGAAGACAACTGATGCTGCTGAAGAATATTGGTAGTGCCGCTTTGAGCGATGACGATTTAAATGCTCTAACAAGGACACGAACTAACATGTCGGGAATTTATAACAGTGCTCGAATCTGCCCGTACAGTAATCTTGGTTGCAATTTAGAAAGTCAAGGAATGTCATTGGATCCGGACATTGAAGGAAGGCTAGCATCATTAGCTGGCGTCGGTGGCACTTATGACGAGATGCAATATCTTTGG GAAGAGTGGCGGGAGAAGTCTGGAAAATTGATGCGAGAGCAATATAAAGATTATGTTGCACTCAACAATAAGGCAGCACAGGCGAATGGTTTTGAAG ACGCTGGAGCAATGTGGCGAGACCGATACGAGTACAGTAATTTAGTTGAACTGGTTGATCAACTGTGGTCTGAAGTAGAGCCACTTTATAATGAGCTACATCGTTACGTACGATATCAATTGTCTGACTTGTACAGCGAAATCAACAAGGCCGATCCACTGCTACCGGCACATGTGTTCGGCAATATGTGGGCACAAAACTGGGGTCATCTATATGACACAACACGTCCATTTAAAAATGCGTCGGATGTCGATGTGACATCGAAAATGGTGGAGCTAGAATTCGACGAGTATCGCATGTACAATATGTCGGATGAATTTTACATGAGCATGGGTCTACCTACGAGCTTTATGAGCTACAATGATCCGTCGATTATTAAAAAGCCAACCGATAGAACCATCGCATGTCATGCATCCGCTTGGGATTTCTGTGACG GCGAAGACTTCAGAATCAAACAATGTACAACCATCGACATGGAGGACTTCCTTGTCGTGCACCACGAAATGGGCCACATAATGTACTACCTGATGTATAAGGAATTGCCAGGAATTTACCGTACTGGTGCTAATCCTGGCTTCCATGAAGCCGTCGGCGACACCATTGCCCTGTCTGTGGCCACACCAAAGCATCTGACCAAAGTCGGTCTTTTGGAAAATTACGAGGACTCTGATGCGGACAATATCAACGCTCTGTATAAAATGGCTCTGCAACGCGTGGCCTTTTTACCGTTCGGTCTCCTAATCGACAAATGGCGTTGGGATGTTTTCAGTGGTAACACACCGGAAACTGAGTGGAACAAGCATTGGTGGGAATTGCGTGAAAAGTATCAAAAAGTCAGAGCACCAGGGGCTCGCGGTGAAGAGTTTTTCGATCCGGGCGCTAAATATCACATCCCTGCCGATTCTCAATACATTGCTTATTTCGTCGCTCATATCCTTGAATTCAGTTTCTATCGCAGCTTGTGCATAGAGGCCGGAGAATTCGATCCCACTGATCCGACATCACAACTGCACAAATGCGATTTTTACGAGAGTAAAGCAGCTGGTGATAAGCTGAGAGCCGGTCTATCCCTCGGTTACAGCAAACACTGGTCGGAAGCGCTAAATGAATTGACTGGATCGCCCGAAATCTCCTCAAGTGCATTGATGGACTACTTTGCACCCCTGTATGACTTCTTGAAAGCTGAAAATGACAAAAGACAAGTGGAGGAAATGCCAGAGAGGCTAGCGCAATATGAAGTAGAGGGATCCGAAATGTGCAATAAATTAGTCCACGCTGAATGGGATGTGGCCACAGATTCGGAAAATGATGAGCTAACAGTTGAGTATGAGAGAATGGTGCTTGAGAATGCAGAATTTACGCGAAGGTGGCATGACGCTGTGTTTAAAGGAGCTAATCCGGACGATTTTAGCGACGAACTGGTTAAGAGACAGTTGAAATATCTGGTTCACTTGGGCAAAGATGCTCTCGATCCCAGTGATTTAAGTACCCTGACAACCGCTCAAACCAGCATGGAGAATATCTACAATCTTGCTAGAATTTGTCCGTTCAGCGCACAAAACTGTGATATTACAAACAAAGAGGTCACTCTGTCATTAGATCCGGAAATATCGGAAGTGATGGCATCGTCAACTGATTACGACGAATTGAAGTGGACTTGG GAACAATGGCATGACAAGAGCGGTAGAAATATGCGAAGCGGATATGCTACGTACGTTGAACTGAATAACAAGGCTGCTCGTCTCAATA ATCTCGCCGATGCCGGTAAGATGTGGTTAGAGGCGTACGAAGATGATAATTTCGTTGCCAAAGTTGATGCGGCTTGGGCCGAAGTCGAACCACTGTACACTGAACTGCATACGTATGTTCGAAGGAAATTAAAGGAAATGCACGGCGATAAAATGGACGATTCTGATGGTCTGATCCAAGCTCATCTACTTGGTAATATGTG GGCTCAAAGTTGGGTCAATTTATACGAACACATTAAACCGTTCCCGGAAGGAAGCCCAATCGACGTAACCAATAGTATGGTGCAACAAAATGTCAGCGTTGTGCAAATGTTTGAGCTATCAGACGAATTCTTCAAAGGATTGGGACTACCGGCCAATGACATGTCGTATGATGAAAGCCGAGGTGCTGTCATCATTAAGCCAACAAATCGAACAATCACTTGCCATGCATCCGCCTGGGATTTCTGCAACG GTGTCGACTACAGAATTAAAATGTGCACCAGTGTCAACCAGGAAGATTTTGTGACCGTTCACCATGAAATGGGACACATCAATTACTTCCTTCTGTACAAAGATAAGCCACTAGTTCTCCGCACTGGTGCCAATCCCGGCTTCCACGAAGCAGTCGGGGACTTGATTGCACTGTCCGTTTCGACGCCACAACATTTGGAAAGCATTGGCTACTTGAAGGACTACAAAGATACAGAGGACGACAACATAAATGCCCTGTTCAAAATGGCATTGGAAAAGATTGCATTCATTCCGTTCGGTCTTCTCATCGACAAGTGGCGATGGGATGTGTTCAGCGGAGCCGTTCCAGCGAGCCAATGGAATAAGCATTGGTGGGATTTGAGAGCACAATACCAGAAGCTGAAACCACCCACTCAACGTGGAGAAACATACTTCGATGCAGGCGCTAAATATCATGTACCGGCTGATGTTCCCTACATTCGGTATTTCGTTTCGCACATACTTCAATTCCAGTTCCATCGGGCTGCATGCATCGCCGCCGGTCAGTACGTTCCCAACGATTCAACGAAACCACTGCACAAATGTGATATTCAAGGTAACGCTGCCGCTGGTGCATTAATCAAAAACGGTTTAAGTTTGGGATTGAGTAAACACTGGTCGGAGGTTTTGTCACTGATGACAAATGGACGAGACAGTGAAATGTCTGGAGCTGCACTCAACGAGTATTTCGCCCCATTGTACAACTATTTGAAGCAAGCTAATGAGGATTATGGCAAGGGCAGCTCGACAGCGATTCGATTTAGTGGTGTAGTGGTAGCGattgtgatttttttgaaCGCAgtgttgtaa